CCGATATCGCCACGCTTGGCGTCGAGGATCACCGGCACGCCGGGATGATGGGCGTGGATGTGGTCGATCAGCGCTTCGAGCTGGTCTTCGGCGCGGCGCGCGGCGAAGTAGGCGATCTGCGGCTTGAAGCTGCACACCAGGTCGGCGGTAGCATCGACGATGGCCGCACAGAATTCGAAGATGGCGTCCCGGCGGCCCTGCAGATGGGCAGGGAACCGGGCCGGATCGGGGTCAAGGCCGACGCAGAGCAGGCTGTCGCGCTGCTGCCAGGCGGCGCGGAGGGCGGTCATGAAGTGCATGGGGAACGTCCTAGGGTTAGCGCCGGCATGATACCAGCGCGCCCGCGCGCCCCCGCGCCGCGTCAGCCGGCTTCGGGGTGCAGGCGGCGCCACAGCTCCTCGAAGGCGCGCGCCGCCGGCATGCGCAGACGATGCCGCACGAGGTGGCTCACCTCGGTGTCGCCCGGGTTGATCTCCACCGCCGGCACGCCGGCCTGGCGCGCCCACCACACCGGGCCGGCGATGTACGGGAACACGCTGGTGGTACCGACCGACACGACGAGGTCGAAGCCGGCATCGATCAGATGTTCCAGCCGCCCGACGGCGGCGGCCGGCAGCATTTCGCCGAACAGCACGATGTCGGGCCGCAGCACGCCGCCACAGGCCGGGCATTCCGGCGGCAGGCGCAGGCCGGCGAAGTCTTCCACCGTGCGTTCGTGGCGACATTCCGTGCAGCGCAGGTGGTGCACCGTGCCGTGGATTTCGATCAGCCGGGTGGAGCCGGCCGCGCGATGCAGGCCATCGACATTCTGCGTCAGCACCCAGGCGTCGGGCTTCTCGCGCTCCAGCGCAGCGATCACGCGGTGCGCGGCATTGGGCTGCGCGCCGCGGCAGTTGGCCTCGATCTCGGCGATGTATTTCCAGGTCAGCGCGGGCCGCGCCGCCATCATGTGGCCCGACAGCGCCTCCTCGATCGTGAGCCCGTCGGCGGTCAGCCGCTCGTGATACAGCCCGCCGATGCCGCGGTAGGTGGGCAGACCGGAGTCGGCCGAGATGCCCGCCCCGGTGATGAACAGGATGCGGGAGGCGTCGGCGAGCAGCGCCGCTACGGCGTCGAGGGTGGCGGATTCGTCCATGGCGGGACCCGGCTGTCAGCGAAGCACGGATGATACCGCCGTGGTACGCGCGCACCGCAGCGGATATCCACATTGCATTCTCATCCAGTCATGCCGGCGCGCCCGCGACTTCGACGAGGCAGTCGTAGAACACCGCGCCACCGCCCATGTCGGTGAGGGCGTCCGAAGTTACCGCGTTGGCGTTTTCGCCATCGCCCGAGCGCTTCTGCCACCAGATCGATGGCGCCGCGACCACGCCCCGGCGCACCGCCTCAGTCACCCGCGCGTACGCATGGAAGGCGCCCCGATCGTTGTGGATGCGCACCCGCATGCCGTCCGTCAGGCCGCGCGCGGCGGCGTCGTCAGGATGGATGTCGAGCCGCGGCCCGCCTTCCCCGGCGCTGAAGCGCAGCAGGTTGGCGAAGCTGCTGTTGAGGAAATTGCGCGCCGGCGGCGAGATCAACGCGAGCGGATAGCGCGCGGCCAGCGCCGGATTGCTCACCACCGATTCATACGGCGGGTGCCAGGCCGGCAGCGGGTCGAGACCTTGCGCAGCCAGGAATGACGACAGGAACTCGCACTTGCCGGACGGCGTCGGAAAACCGCCGCGGGCAAAGGGCGCGAACGGCCGCGGCAGGTTGAGCCGCGCCCAGCCGCGCTCCGCCAGTCGTGCGCCCACGCCCAGCGAGCGCGCGTCCTCGCGCCGCAAGGCCGCCGCCGCGATGGCTTCGTCGGTCTCGAACAGGGCGGTGTCGTCGAACCCCAACCGCGCGGCAAGCTGGCGGAACACCTCGGTGTTGGAGCGGGCCTCGCCCTGCGCGTCGATCGCCGGCCGATTGGCGACCAGGTAGAAGTGACCGTAGGAGGTGTGGAGGTCGTGGTGTTCGAGCTGGCTGGTGGCAGGCAGCAGAATGTCGGCGTAGTCCGCGGTGTCGGTCTGGAACAGTTCGTGGACGACACAGAACAGGTCTTCCCGCCGGAACCCGGCCCTGACCTTCGCGCTATAGGGCGCCACCGCCACCGGGTTGGCGTTGTAGACGTAGAGCGCGCGGATCGGCGGATCGCGGGTTTCGAGCAGCGCCTCGCCGATCGTCGTCATGTTGATCGTGCGCGACGGCCGGCTCGGGTCTTGCCGGTAGAGGTCCGGCCGTTCAAGCGCGTGGCGGTCGAGCGGAAAGTTGCCCGAGGTCGACAGCAGCGCGCCGCCCCCGGCGTGGCGCCAGGCGCCGGTGAGTGCCGGCAGGCAGGCGATGTTGCGTACCGCCATGCCGCCGCCTCCGCTGCGGTTGAGTCCGTAGTTGAGGCGGATCAGGGTCGGCGCGCTCCGTCCATAGGCCTGCGCGAGTTCCCGGATGGTGACCGCGTCGAGCCCGGTGACGCCGGCCGCCCATTCGGGCGTACATCCGCGCACGCGCTCGGCAAGTTCCGCAAAACCGAGCGTGCAGCGCGCGATGTAGTCGTGGTCGAGCAGGTCTTCGGCGATCAGCACCTGCATCATCGCCAGGGCCAGCGCACCGTCGGTGCCGGGCAGCGGCGCGACGTGCTGGTGGCACTTCGCCGCGGTTTCGGAACGGCGCGGGTCGATGCATATCAGCTTCGCACCGCGGCGCTTGGCTTCCTGCAGGTAACGCCAGCCGTGGACGTTGGAGACGACCGGGTTGCCGCCCCAGATCAGGATCAGCCGGGCATCGACGACGGCCTCGGGGTCGGCGCCGATCGACGCGCCCACGGTGGCCTTCCAGCCCATTGCGCCGGCCGCCGCGCAGATCGTGCGATCGAGCCGCGCCGCGCCGAGCCGGTTGAAGAAGCGCCGGTCCAGGCTTTCGCTCTGCACCAGCCCCATCGTGCCGGCGTAGCTGTAGGGCAGGATCGCGCGCGGATCGTCGGCGGCGATGGCGCGGAAGCGCTCGGCGATGATGTCGAGCGCATCGTCCCAGCGGATGCGCTCGAAGCGGCCCTCGCCCTTTGCGCCGACCCGGCGCAGCGGATGCCTCAGGCGTTGGTCGGAATAGACGCGTTCGAGGTAGTGGGCCACCTTGGTGCACAAGGCACCGTTGGTGAAGGGCATGTCGGCGGCACCGCGCACGCTCACCGCGCGGCCGTCGCGCACGCCGATCTCCATTGCACAGGTGTCGGGACAATCGTGCGGGCACGCCGCGCGGACAACGACAGACTCACTCATCGCACGCTCCCCGGCGCCGTCAGCGCCGTCTGTACCGCAGCCTCAGGCCGGCGTCAGCGCGACTCCTGCGCGCCCTCGGGCTTGCCGCCTTCCTGCTGCCGCGGCGCGGCCTTCTGCGCCCCGGTCAGCTCCAGGTAGCGTTCGCGGTCTTCCGCGTAGCGCTGGCGCACACCCTCGCGCTCGCGCACTTTCGCGTCCACCACCGAACGGTGGGCGGCAAGTTCGCTGTCGAGGTCGCGCAGCGCTTCCGCTTGCGCCCTGCTCTGCGGTTTGGCTTTCTGGCCGGCCTGTTCGGGCAGCAGTGCCTTGCGGCGTTCGAGCAGCCGTTCTTCGCGTTCGCGCAGTTCGTCGAGAGTGCGGTCGATGTCGGCCAGCGCCCGGTCGCGGCGGTGATCCAGGTCGGTGACGCTGGTGTAGGTCTGCAGCAGCGCCTGATCCAGCCGGCGAACCTTGGTGGCACGCGCCTCTTCTTCCTTCAGGCGCTCGGCTTCGGCGTTGCGGCGGGCAATGTCGCTGGCCGACGGCGGCGCAGGCACCTTCTTGCGTATCGTTCCCTGCGGACCGATCTCGCGATAGGCCTGGCCGTAGCAGGCCGGCGGCAGCACATCGCTGCACACCGGCTGGCCGCCGACGTCGCAGCAATAGATGGTCTGGGCCGCCATCAGCGGCGCAAACGGCAACAGCAGCGCGGTGCCGACGGCACCGGCTTCAAGACTGCGACGCAATCCCATAGGTTTCCCGGTAGGCCCGCACGGCCTCGAGGTTGGCGACCAGTTCCGGACTGTCCGCGAGATAGCCGATGAGGTCTTCAAGCGTGGCGACGGCGATCACCGGGATGCCGAAGCTCTCGCGCACCTCCTGCACGGCCGACAGCGCGCCCTTGCCGCGCTCCATGCGGTCGAGCGCGATCACCACGCCGGCCGGAGTTGCGCCCGCCGCCCGGATGATGTCCACCGATTCGCGCACCGAGGTGCCGGCGGAGATCACGTCGTCGAGGATCAGCACGCGCCCGGCGAGCGGCGCACCCACCAGCGTGCCGCCTTCGCCGTGGTCCTTGGCTTCCTTGCGGTTGAACGCGAACGGCAGCGACAGTCCGTCTTCGGCCAGCCGGATGGCGGTGCCGGCCACCAGCGGGATACCCTTGTAGGCGGGCCCGAACAGCATGTCGCAGGCCACGCCGGCACGGCGGATGGCGCCCGCGTAGTAGCCGCACAGCTCGCGGAACGAGGCGCCGTCGTCGAACAGGCCGGCGTTGAAGAAATAGGGGGAATTGCGGCCCGCCTTGGTGATGAACGAACCGAAGCGGAGCACGCCCTTGCGGCATGCGAGCGCGATGAAATCCCGGCTAGAATCCGGGCCCTTGTGAACGGCTTCCACGACTTTATCCAATTCGCATCGAACGGCACCCAGGCGCGCCGTTCATAAGGAAAAAACGGGACCATGTTACGCATCATCTCCGCCAACCTCAACGGCATCCGCTCCGCCACCACCAAAGGCTTTCTCGACTGGCTGCCCGCCCAAAACGCCGACGTCGTATGCGTTCAGGAACTCAAGGCGCAGGCAGGCGACCTCACCGACGCGATGCGCGCCCCGGCGGGCTACCAGGGCTGGTTCCACTACGCCGAGAAGAAGGGCTACAGCGGCGTCGGCATCTACAGCCGCAAGGCGCCGGACCGGGTGGTGGAAGGGCTGGGCATCGCCGACATCGACGCCGAGGGTCGCTACCTGCAGGCCGATTTCGGGGCCCTCTCGGTGATCTCGCTCTACCTGCCCTCGGGCTCCAGTTCGGAAGAACGCCAGCAGGCCAAGTTCAGCTTCATGGAGCGCTTCATGCCCCGCCTCGCCGAACTGCGGCGCTGCGGCCAGGAGGTCGTGATCTGCGGCGACTGGAACATCGCCCACCGCGAAATCGACCTGAAGAACTGGAAGAGCAACCAGAAGAACTCGGGCTTCCTGCCCGAGGAACGCGCCTGGATCGGCACGCTGTTCGACACCCACGGCTGGGTGGATGTCTACCGCGCGCTGTACCCCGAGGCCACGGGCGACAGCTACACCTGGTGGTCCAACCGCGGCCAGGCATGGGCCAAGAACGTCGGGTGGCGGATCGACTACCAGATCGCCACCCCGGGCATCGCCGCGCGCGCACGCGCCGGTTCGGTGTACAAGGCGCAGCGCTTTTCCGACCACGCTCCGCTCGTCGTGGACTACGACGGCGATCTGTGAGGACCTGCCCGCCTTTGCGTTGCCTTGCCATGGTGCTATACAACAGTGAGTCTCATCTTCTCGATATGAATAGACACTGATATTCCGCGGCGATAATCCCGGCGCCCACGCAGGCCCGTCCGCCGCCCTCTCGCGGAGGAAGATGGATGATCCAGCCTGCGGGTTCGCCCTCCCCCGTCGACGACGACGATCACTTCGCCTTCGCCGCGGAAGAACCGCCGACAGACGCGCACCCGGCCTCCCGCCGGCAGGTGTTTCGCGTGCTCTCCGTCGATGACGACGCGGCCTTCCAGCATTCCCTGCGCTACGCGCTGGCGAGCTTCCGCTATCGCGACCAGCCGATCGAATTCCTCACCGCCGGCTCCGCCAACGAAGCCGCTTCGCTGCTCGCGGCGCGGCACGACATCGCCGTGGTGCTGCTCGACGTCGTGATGGAGTCGGACGACGCCGGCCTGCGCCTGGTGACCAGCATCCGCGAGCTGCTCGGGAACGCGGAAATCCGCATCATCCTGCTGACCGGCCAGCCCGGCGTCGCGCCGATGCAGACCTCGCTGACCCGGCTCGACATCAACGACTACTGGCTCAAGACCGACCTCAACCGCGAGCGCCTGCACGGCATCCTGACCGGCGCGCTGCGGGCGTGGGAGCAGATCGACGCGCTCAACCGCGCCCGCCGCGGCCTGCAGATGATCGTGGAAGCCAGCAACAGCCTGACCTCCTCGCGCACGCTGCACGACTTCTCCGGGCGCGTGGTGAAGGAGCTGGCGCGCCTGCTGCGGCTGGCGCCGGAAGGGCTGGTGTGCGTGCAGGACGGCCCCGGCAGCGACCCGCAGAGCGCCACCATCGTCGGCGCCGCGGGGCGCTTTTCCCACCTCGTCGCGGGCCAGCTGTCGGTGCTCGACGACACCCGCATCCGCGAGCTGCTGCGCCAGGCGCTTGCCGAACAGCAGTCGCTGGCCGACGCCGAAAGCCAGGTGCTGTACTTCCCCGGCAGCGGCGACGGCCCGCGCGCCGCCACCTATGTCGCCACCCTGCGCGCGCTCGACGACACCGAACTCGAGCTGCTGCGGGTCTTTGCCAGCAACATCAACTCGGGACTGATCAACGTCTCCCTGGTCAGCCAGCTCGACCGCATGGCCTACGAGGACAGCCTGCTGGCGATGCCCAACGCCAACGCGCTGCTGCGCTGCCTCGACAGCGTCCTCGCCCGCCCTGCGCCGCGCGACCGTGCGTTGCTGTTCATCGACCTCGACCAGTACTCCGAAAGCTGTTTGTCGCTCGGCATCGAGCAGGGCGACCTGCTGCTCGCGCGCATGGCCGCCCGGCTACGCCGCAGCTTTCCTCCGCCCGCGCTGGTCGCGCGCCTGCACGACGACACCTTCGCCGTCCTCGGTCCGCCGGCGGCCCTCGATCTGGCCCATCTCGACCGCCTGGAAGCCGGGGATGTGGACGACAACGAGCTGGCGCCTTTCATCAGCCTCGGCGCCGCCCGCATCGACCTCGACCACTACCAGGGCTCCGCCAAGAGCGCGATGGCCACCGGCAGCCTGCTGCTGAAGCAGAGCCGGCGCCAGGGGCCGGGGCGCGTCGTGGAGTACGAGCCGGGCATGGAGACGCCACACAACCTGCGCTTCCAGCTCGCCCGCGAACTGCACCACGCGCTGCGCGGCCGCGAAATCGGGATTGCGCTCCAGGCGCAGTACGACCTCGCCAGCGGCACCGTGGTCGGCGCCGAAGCGCTGGCGCGATGGACGCGCGCCGACGGCACGCCGATCCCGCCCACCACCTTCATCCCGCTGGCCGAGGCCAACGGCCTCATCGCGCCGCTGGGCAAGCACATCATCGAACTCACCTGCGAGGCGCTCGCCCGCCTTGCCGCGGCCGGCTTCGGCCACCTGCCGATCGCGGTCAATGTGTCGGCGCTGCAACTTGCGCAGACCGGCCTGCTGGATGAACTGCGCGCCACGCTGGAAGCGCACGGGCTCGATCCGCACATCCTCGAGATCGAGGTCACCGAGTCGATCGCGATGGACGAGCGCTACGCCACCGGCAACATGCTCGGGCGGCTGTGCGAGGCCGGCTTTCCGATCGCGATCGACGACTTCGGCACCGGCTACTCGTCGCTCGCCTACCTGCGCACGCTGCCCGCCCACACGCTCAAGATCGACCGCAGCTTCGTGCAGGAAATCGGCGTGACGCCGGAGCGGCAGACGATCGCCGACATGATCATCGGCCTCGGCCGCCGGCTCGACATGCGGGTGATCGCGGAGGGCGTAGAGAACAGCGCCCAGGCCGACTGGCTGAAGACGCGCGGCTGCCACCACGCGCAAGGCTATCTGTTTGCCCGGCCCGAGCCGGTCGCCGGGCTGATCGCGCGCCTGCAGTCCGGCCCGGCACTGCAATGACACGGCTACTGCAGGCCGCGCGGGCGCTGCGCCCGGTACGGCGGCGCCTGCTGCTGTTCTTCCTGCCCTGGCTGGCGATCTTCAGCATCGGCGTCCCGCTGGTATGGCAGGAGCTGAGACAGTCGCTGGAACGGCCGCTGCTGCGCGCGCAAGCCGACTTCCTCGACCAGGGCACCCAGATCCTCGGCCGCACCCTCGCAACCGTACGGCGCGACGCGACCTTCCTCGCCCAGATGCTGGGCGGCGGGCTGGGCGATACGCCGGTAGCGACAAAGCTGCTGTACACCGTCACCACCAACGGCGGCAATTACGCCCAGACCCGGTGGGTCGATGAACGCGGCGACGAACGCATCCGGATCGAGCTGCGTGACGGCCACGCCCGTATCGCGGCCGCGGCCGAACTGCGCAACGAAGCGGGCGCGGCGTACTTCGTGGACGCAAGAACACTGACCGCCGATCAATTCCATGTCGCGGGCTTCGGCACCGGGCTCCCCGGCGCGCCGACCACGCTGCCGCTGCTGCGAGCGGTCACGCCGGTCATGGACGGCGAACAGCGCCGCGGCCTCGTCGTGCTCGATTATCAGGCGCAACGCCTGCTCGACCGGCTGGGCGGACTGGGCCGCACGCTGGACTTCAACACCTTCCTCGTCGACCACCAGGGCCGCTGGCTGATGCATCCGGGCAATGGCGACGCGCCGGCGGCGCTGCCCGTCGCGCGCCCCGCGTTGTGGACACAGATCGGCGGTCAGGCGCGCGGACTCCACCGCGATCCCGACGGCATCTGGGCCCACGCCCGGTTCTCGCCCGCGGAGGACGCCGACAACGGGCAGCGGGCCTGGACGCTGATCGTCCAGGTGCCCGAAGGCGTCCTGGCTCCGGTGGAGTCGCGCTGGCTGCTGATGCTTGCGCTGCTCTCGGCGGTCGCGCTGATCGCCGCGTTCTGGCTGTCGGCCCGGCTGGCGTGGTCGGTCCATCAGGTCGAAGCGCGCAGCGCCGAACTCGCCCGCGCCAATACGGAACTGGAACGCAACATCGTCAACCTGCGTGCGCTGCAGGCGCAGCTTGCGCGGGCGGACAAACTCTCCTCGCTCGGCCTGATGGTGGCCGGCGTGGCGCACGAACTGAACACCCCACTCGGCAGTGCGTTGATGGCGCTGAGCACCGCGCGCGAGGGCGTTGCGACGCTGGAGGCGCAGATCGGCACCGGGCTGCGCAAGTCGGACCTCACGAGCTTCCTCGCCACCAGCCACGAAGGACTGGAACTCGCCCACCGCGCGGTGTCACGCGCCGCCGACCTGGTGCGCCGCTTCAAACAGGTGGCGATAGACCGCACGACGATGGAGCGGCGCAGCTTCGATCTCGCCGAAGTCATCGTCGATACCGATCACCGGTTGCACAGATGGAATCCGGGTTCGCCCGTCAGCCTCGAACTGAAACTGGCGCCCGGCCTGCAGATGGAGAGCTACCCAGGCCCGCTCGGACAGGTCGTCACCAACCTGCTCGACAATGCGCTGACCCACGCCTTCCCGGAGCAGCGCCCCGGCGCGATCACGCTCGAAGCCGTGGCGGAAGGGCCGGACCACGTCCGCATCACGCTCGCCGACAACGGCGTCGGCATCCCGGCGGATGCGATCGAGCGCGTCTTCGACCCCTTCTTCACGACCCGCCGCCACGCCGGCGGCACCGGGCTCGGCCTGCACGTCACCCACCAGATCGTCACCGACCTGCTCGGCGGACAGATCGAGGTGGAAAGCCAGCAGGGCGGAGCTTCCAGCGGCACCCGCTTCAGCCTGCTGCTGCCGCGCGTGGCACCGCCGCATGCACCGGCGCACTAGGGCAAGCGGCATTGCCTTCACCCCGGATTGGGATTAGCGTTGACCCACCTCACGGCGCCCGCGCGCTTGTCATAATCCAGCAACGGAGGCAACAAAATGAACGACACCGCCCCTTCGAAAGACAAGCTGATGTCCGACCTCAAGGTCGTGGTATCGGATGCGGAAGAACTCCTCAAGCTCACCGCGGGCCAGGCCGGCGACAAGCTCGGCGACGTGCGCGTCCGCCTCGGCGAACGCCTTGCGATCGCGAAGGAACGCCTGATCGAAGCCGAGGCCGCGCTGGTCGACAAGACGCGGCGCGCCGCTCACGCCACCGACGACTATGTGCACGAGCACCCGTGGCAGTCGGTGGGCGTCGCGGCAGGCGTGGGTTTCCTGCTCGGACTGCTCGTCAGCCGCCGCTGACCGCCATGGCCGAACCCGGCAGGCCGCGCCTGCTCGAAAGCCTGCGCGGCTTTCTCGACACCGCGCTGCAGATCGCGCAGATCCGGCTCGAACTGCTCGCGGTCGAAGTCCAGGAAGAAAAACTCCGCCTCGGCAGCCTGCTGTTCAACATCGTGCTCGCCGGCGTGCTGGTGGGCTTCGGCGCGGTCTTCCTCGCCGTATTCCTCACGGTGCTGTTCTGGGACGAACACCGGCTGCTCGCGCTCGGACTGGCGACCTTCGCCTGCCTGGGCGGCGGCCTGCTGGCGGCGGCCAACGCGGCGCGCGAGATGCGGCGCGGCTCGCAGCTGTTCGCGGCCAGCCTGGCCGAACTGACGCGCGACCGCGAGCGCCTGGAACGGGGCGAATGAACCCGCGCCTGGTCGAACTCGCGCTGCGCAAGCAGCGGCTCCAGTTGCAGGCCGAACGCCAGCGCGAGGACATCGCGCGCCGCATGGGCGGCATCGCGCCCGCCGTTGATGTAGTCGACCACGTCCGCAGCGGGCTGGATTGGATACGCGGCCACGCCCCCCTGGTGGCCGGCGCGGCGGCGCTGGTGGCGGTGCTGCGCCCGCGCCGGGCGTGGCGGCTGGCCCGGCGTGGCGGCTGGCTGGCCTGGCTGCTGCTGCGACACCGGGCCACCAACAGCGGCGCTTTCAGCGCAAGGCTGGCGTGGCCGCTGGTGCGCGCAGCCGCCGCGCTGCTGCAGGCGCGGATGCGGGCCGGCCAGCGCCGCTGAGGCCTGAACGGCCCGGCGCAAATCCGCCTTCCACGTCGCCCTGCCCTCCCCGGTGCGCGCGCCGCCCGGCCTCTCCCACGGGGCCGTGGTCTAGAATTGACAGTATTTCCCTTCCGACAAACACCCGCCGGAGCTGCACCCGATGCCGATGGACATGGCCGAAATCCTGCGCGCGCGCGAAGAGGCAGACTGCCTCGCGGATGCCGCGGCCGTCGAGGCCGCACTCGACCGCATGGCCGCCGCGATCACCGCCCGCATGGCGGACAGCAACCCTTTGATCTACACGGTGATGAACGGCGGCCTGATCCTCGCCGGCCGCATCCTGCCGCGGCTGCCGTTTCCGCTCGAAGTCGCCTACCTGCACGCCACTCGCTACGGCCACGCGCTGCAGGGCACGCTACTCGACTGGCGGGTGCGGCCCACCCAGGACCTGCGCGGGCGCAGCGTGCTGGTGCTGGACGACATCCTCGACGAGGGCCACACGCTGCAGGCCATCATCGAACACCTGAAAGCCGAAGGCGCCCGCGAAGTCCTGTCGGCCGTGCTGGTGCACAAGCTGCACGATCGCAAAGCCTACCCCGGCATGCGGGCCGACTTCACCGGGCTGGACATCGCCGACCGCTTCCTGTTCGGTTGCGGCATGGACTACAAGGGCTACTGGCGCAACGCGCCGGGCATCTACGCCGTCAAGGGACTCTGAGGAGCACGCGATGCTGTACACCTTCAAATCCGACGCCGCCGCCGAGGTCCTGATGCTCGGCGACGCGGCCAGGAAACTGATCGCGATCCTGGGCAAGGACGCTACCGACACCCAGGGCATCGTCACCGTCGAACAACTGCCGGACGCGATCTCGCGCCTGCGGGCCGCGATCGAGGAAGACCGCGCCCGCAATGCCGGCCGCAACGAGGACGACGAAGCCGCCGACCGCGAAGCCGGCCGTACCGGCATGGCGGCGCCGGTCAGCCTCGCACAGCGTGCGTGGCCGCTGCTCGACATGCTCGAGCAATCGCAGCGCGCCAAGGTCCCTGTCGTGTGGGGCGTCTGACGGGCCGTCGCACGTCGATCAACCGCCCCGCCCGTCTGTAAGCCCGGGGCGCGGCGCTCCCCGCGCCGACGGGCTAGAATCGCATCCCCCGCGGCCCGGCCGCGTGTCCGCCCCGACTCCATGCGCCTGCTGCTGATCGAAGACGACCCGATGATCGGGGCCGCCGTGCAACGCGGCCTGCGCCAGGACGGGTACGCCGTGGACTGGGTACGCGACGGCGCCGCCGGCGTCCTGGCCCTGACCACCCCGGCCGCCGGAGGCGAAGCGCCCTACGACCTGCTGCTGCTCGACCTCGGCCTGCCCGGCAAGGATGGACTGGCGGTGCTTGCCGAACTCCGGAGCGCCGCCAACACGGTGCCGGTGCTGGTGCTGACCGCGCGCGACGCGGTGGCAGACCGCATCCGCGGCCTCGACGCCGGGGCCGACGACTATCTCGTCAAGCCCTTCGACCTCGACGAACTCGGCGC
Above is a window of Azoarcus olearius DNA encoding:
- a CDS encoding DUF1840 domain-containing protein, with the translated sequence MLYTFKSDAAAEVLMLGDAARKLIAILGKDATDTQGIVTVEQLPDAISRLRAAIEEDRARNAGRNEDDEAADREAGRTGMAAPVSLAQRAWPLLDMLEQSQRAKVPVVWGV
- a CDS encoding phage holin family protein; this translates as MAEPGRPRLLESLRGFLDTALQIAQIRLELLAVEVQEEKLRLGSLLFNIVLAGVLVGFGAVFLAVFLTVLFWDEHRLLALGLATFACLGGGLLAAANAAREMRRGSQLFAASLAELTRDRERLERGE
- a CDS encoding YqjK family protein; this encodes MNPRLVELALRKQRLQLQAERQREDIARRMGGIAPAVDVVDHVRSGLDWIRGHAPLVAGAAALVAVLRPRRAWRLARRGGWLAWLLLRHRATNSGAFSARLAWPLVRAAAALLQARMRAGQRR
- a CDS encoding response regulator transcription factor, whose product is MRLLLIEDDPMIGAAVQRGLRQDGYAVDWVRDGAAGVLALTTPAAGGEAPYDLLLLDLGLPGKDGLAVLAELRSAANTVPVLVLTARDAVADRIRGLDAGADDYLVKPFDLDELGARVRALLRRRAGRSEPVVRQAGLVVDPATHAVTVDGAPVRLSAREFALLQALLEHPGKPLSRAQLEERLYGWGEEVESNAVEVHIHALRRKLGAERIRNLRGVGWFVPVQA
- a CDS encoding hypoxanthine-guanine phosphoribosyltransferase; its protein translation is MPMDMAEILRAREEADCLADAAAVEAALDRMAAAITARMADSNPLIYTVMNGGLILAGRILPRLPFPLEVAYLHATRYGHALQGTLLDWRVRPTQDLRGRSVLVLDDILDEGHTLQAIIEHLKAEGAREVLSAVLVHKLHDRKAYPGMRADFTGLDIADRFLFGCGMDYKGYWRNAPGIYAVKGL